A window from Enterocloster bolteae encodes these proteins:
- a CDS encoding extracellular solute-binding protein → MRMKKSWSIYIAVIGMSLCLAGCAGSRTSAAAGHRAGADRAASTEHGAGTDSGAGTEHGAGRDHAGDEELVIYCPHPLEFINPIVAEFEGRTGIRVYVQTGGTGELLKMAEEGSDPPCDIFWGGSLSTTSPKRELFEAYISCNEDMVRDEFKNREGNMSRFTDIPSVIMVNTNLIGDVKVEGYEDLLQPELKGRIAMCDPATSSSAYEHLINMLYAMGDGEPEQGWDYVEDFCRNLDGILLGGSGEVYQGVAQGKYAVGLTFEEAAAHYVADRGPVKLVYMKEGVISTPDSVCIVKGSRHMKEAREFVDFVTGRDAQTVISMRLDRRSVRMDVEEPSYLPDKEDIHIIYSREDEVNSRKGMWLEHFASIYSRVLEEDGGMSGEVGSQ, encoded by the coding sequence ATGCGTATGAAAAAGAGTTGGAGCATATATATTGCAGTGATAGGAATGTCCCTCTGCCTGGCCGGCTGCGCAGGCAGCAGGACTTCTGCGGCTGCGGGCCATAGGGCAGGTGCGGATCGTGCAGCAAGCACGGAGCATGGGGCTGGCACGGACTCTGGGGCAGGCACGGAGCATGGGGCTGGCAGGGACCATGCAGGGGATGAGGAGCTGGTGATTTACTGCCCCCATCCCCTTGAGTTCATCAACCCCATTGTGGCTGAATTTGAGGGGCGGACCGGAATACGGGTCTATGTCCAGACCGGAGGCACAGGGGAGCTGCTTAAGATGGCGGAGGAGGGGAGCGATCCTCCCTGCGATATATTCTGGGGAGGTTCCCTGTCCACCACCAGTCCCAAGAGGGAGCTGTTTGAGGCGTACATAAGCTGCAATGAGGATATGGTGCGGGATGAGTTTAAGAACAGGGAAGGCAATATGAGCCGGTTCACGGATATTCCCAGTGTAATCATGGTAAATACAAACCTGATTGGGGATGTGAAGGTGGAGGGCTATGAGGATTTGTTACAGCCGGAGCTGAAAGGCAGAATCGCCATGTGCGATCCTGCCACGTCGTCCTCGGCCTATGAGCATCTTATCAATATGCTCTATGCGATGGGGGACGGGGAGCCGGAGCAGGGCTGGGATTACGTGGAGGACTTCTGCCGGAACCTGGACGGCATTCTGTTAGGCGGTTCCGGGGAGGTGTATCAGGGGGTGGCCCAGGGAAAATACGCCGTGGGCCTGACCTTTGAGGAGGCGGCCGCCCACTATGTGGCGGACAGGGGACCGGTAAAGCTGGTGTATATGAAGGAGGGGGTTATCTCCACGCCGGACAGCGTCTGTATCGTAAAGGGCAGCCGCCATATGAAGGAGGCCAGGGAGTTTGTGGACTTTGTCACGGGCAGGGATGCACAGACCGTTATCTCCATGAGGCTGGACCGCCGTTCTGTGAGAATGGATGTGGAGGAACCTTCCTATCTGCCGGATAAGGAGGACATCCACATCATATACAGCAGGGAGGACGAGGTGAATTCCAGAAAAGGGATGTGGCTGGAGCATTTTGCCTCTATTTACAGCAGAGTGCTTGAGGAGGATGGGGGCATGTCCGGGGAGGTGGGAAGCCAGTGA
- a CDS encoding sensor histidine kinase yields MKKERYFRHELERMFIAYAIVPAVIFTMVCGMLFMTVLLHGKRSGNIEHNRYVAGLLDNVLARYEGGVEEMASQPGCFDNIRDPDGKAELFGIFYGITNSLGLEGDLFVMDSSRNILLSSRSDLPQFLDVPEDVSWGIFDDMDREPHKTALRLAEGWKSGDSTIAIGRSVMDGNRKLGYILCSIPSSQFKALVDKPDIQTIIADPFGWAYVSSNYSFLNSSNQVIKVLRESGRYLNHEKQMYLVSRQQVPRGGFTVYSISDIQNIVISLGLGSGLVITALVLMTLWMLLNSRKVTEKKTEDFYKILDVMENARDGDLEGVIRIQSDNEFKIIADAYNETIQSLRIQMENNKKMAELVSMAQNKQLESQFNPHFLYNTLENIRYMCKLEPATAERMVFSLSNLLRYSLDGSKAEVTLKEDLEHLESYLTILKRRFGERFRCRIDMEPEAMDLRIPKLVLQPMIENAVKYGFGKQLNLTVELKAYIHEGKLIMICRDDGVGIPQGTLSELTALLEQKENPRRHSGLYNIHRRIDILYGRPYGVEIRSAEGHGTTLVVTLPVKREESDGCCVC; encoded by the coding sequence GTGAAGAAGGAACGGTATTTCCGCCACGAGCTGGAGCGCATGTTTATCGCCTACGCCATTGTCCCGGCGGTCATATTTACCATGGTATGCGGCATGCTTTTCATGACCGTGCTGCTTCACGGGAAAAGGAGCGGCAATATTGAGCACAACCGGTATGTGGCAGGATTGCTGGACAATGTGCTGGCCCGCTATGAGGGGGGCGTGGAGGAAATGGCTTCGCAGCCCGGCTGCTTTGACAACATCCGCGATCCGGACGGGAAGGCTGAGCTGTTTGGGATATTTTACGGCATCACTAACAGTCTGGGACTGGAGGGGGATTTGTTTGTCATGGACAGCAGCAGGAACATTCTTCTGTCCAGCCGGAGTGACCTCCCCCAGTTCCTGGATGTGCCGGAGGATGTGTCCTGGGGGATATTTGACGATATGGACCGGGAGCCCCATAAGACGGCTCTCAGGCTGGCAGAAGGATGGAAGAGCGGCGACAGTACGATTGCCATAGGCCGGAGCGTGATGGACGGGAACCGGAAACTGGGATATATCCTGTGTTCCATTCCCAGCAGCCAGTTTAAGGCCCTTGTGGACAAGCCGGATATACAGACCATTATCGCCGATCCCTTTGGCTGGGCTTATGTCAGCAGTAATTACAGCTTCTTAAACAGCAGCAACCAGGTCATAAAGGTCCTCAGGGAGTCGGGCCGGTATTTAAACCATGAGAAACAGATGTACCTGGTATCCAGGCAGCAGGTTCCCAGGGGCGGGTTTACCGTGTATTCCATCTCCGATATCCAGAACATCGTCATTTCCCTGGGCCTGGGCAGCGGCCTGGTCATCACGGCCCTGGTGCTCATGACCCTGTGGATGCTTCTCAACTCCAGGAAGGTGACGGAGAAAAAGACAGAGGATTTCTATAAAATCCTGGATGTGATGGAGAATGCCAGGGACGGGGATCTGGAAGGCGTTATACGGATACAGAGCGACAATGAGTTCAAAATCATTGCCGACGCCTATAACGAGACCATACAGAGCCTGAGAATCCAGATGGAGAACAACAAAAAGATGGCGGAGCTGGTGTCCATGGCCCAGAACAAGCAGCTGGAATCCCAGTTCAATCCCCATTTCCTGTACAATACCCTGGAGAACATCCGGTACATGTGCAAGCTGGAGCCGGCAACAGCGGAGCGGATGGTCTTCAGTCTGTCAAACCTTCTGCGCTACAGTCTGGACGGCAGCAAGGCAGAGGTGACGCTAAAGGAGGACTTGGAGCACCTGGAATCCTATCTGACCATATTAAAACGCAGGTTCGGGGAACGGTTCCGGTGCAGGATTGACATGGAGCCGGAAGCCATGGACCTGCGGATTCCCAAGCTGGTGCTCCAGCCCATGATAGAGAATGCGGTGAAATACGGGTTTGGAAAGCAGCTCAACCTGACTGTGGAGCTGAAAGCCTATATCCATGAGGGAAAGCTGATCATGATATGCCGTGACGACGGGGTGGGAATCCCTCAGGGAACCCTAAGCGAGCTGACAGCCCTGCTGGAGCAGAAGGAAAATCCCAGAAGGCATTCGGGACTGTATAACATTCACAGAAGAATTGACATCCTGTACGGTCGCCCCTACGGGGTGGAGATCAGAAGCGCGGAGGGACACGGCACCACCCTGGTGGTGACCCTGCCGGTGAAAAGAGAGGAATCAGACGGATGTTGCGTGTGTTGA
- a CDS encoding response regulator transcription factor, which produces MLRVLIAEDEEMIRKGLVYTTDWLSMDCVVVAEAADGQDGYEKILEHRPDVVITDICMPFMDGIEMIKKASEQVRFKSILLTSYADFEYARRAIEARVCEYLLKPVDEEALAGIMERLGEEIVSSRQVEHVMEQAEIEGGNLNLEYYMQLDLSENQYVSRAITAIREDFARKLSIESISDDLGVSASYLSRKFKEVTGQTFLDFLNKYRVQQAIVMLGTRQYRISEISEATGFTDYKHFCSVFKKYTSKSPTKFIKGVS; this is translated from the coding sequence ATGTTGCGTGTGTTGATTGCGGAAGATGAAGAGATGATACGAAAGGGGCTGGTCTATACCACGGACTGGCTGTCCATGGACTGCGTGGTAGTGGCAGAGGCTGCCGACGGCCAGGACGGATATGAGAAGATTCTGGAGCACAGGCCGGATGTGGTCATAACGGATATCTGCATGCCCTTTATGGACGGCATAGAGATGATAAAGAAAGCCTCGGAGCAGGTTAGGTTTAAGAGCATTCTCCTGACCAGCTACGCGGATTTTGAGTATGCTAGGCGTGCCATCGAGGCCAGGGTCTGCGAGTACCTGTTAAAGCCTGTGGACGAGGAGGCCCTGGCAGGCATCATGGAACGGCTGGGGGAGGAAATCGTGAGCAGCCGCCAGGTGGAGCATGTGATGGAGCAGGCGGAGATAGAGGGGGGCAACTTAAACCTGGAGTACTACATGCAGCTGGATTTGTCGGAGAACCAGTATGTATCCAGGGCCATAACAGCCATACGGGAGGATTTTGCCAGGAAGCTGAGCATAGAATCCATCTCCGATGACCTGGGAGTCAGCGCCAGCTATCTGAGCAGGAAATTCAAGGAGGTCACGGGACAGACCTTCCTGGACTTTCTCAATAAATACAGGGTACAGCAGGCCATTGTGATGCTGGGCACCAGACAGTACAGAATCAGTGAGATATCAGAGGCCACCGGATTTACGGACTACAAGCATTTCTGCTCCGTGTTCAAAAAGTATACCTCCAAATCTCCCACCAAGTTTATCAAAGGGGTGTCATGA
- a CDS encoding MATE family efflux transporter, with the protein MSHSLSKKFTFGSLLLFALPTTIMMVVMSLYTIVDGVFVSRFVSTNALSSVNIVYPVINIVLGISVMLSTGSNAIVAKKMGEGRPDSARETFTTIILLNIIIGLVFAVLGNLAAVPLSRMLGASDLLLKDCVTYLRWQLAFAPSLMLQIQFQMFFVTEGKPGIGLFLTLLAGIANAVLDYVLIVPMGMGIAGAAIATVTGYSIPALIGLIYFAAARKSLWFVRPRIVKKELGETCLNGSSEMVTNLSSGVITFLFNLLMMHFAGEDGVAAITIIQYSQFLLNALFMGFSQGVSPVISFNYGSQNHQQLRQVFKTSLIFTAASSLAVFLMAQLGGSLVVEIFARRGTPVYELARHGFMIFACSFLFSGFTIFASALFTALSDGRISAIISFVRTFGLIITSLLVLPFIIGMDGVWLAIPIAEFGGILLCLYFLRKYRTKYHYA; encoded by the coding sequence ATGAGTCATTCATTATCAAAAAAATTTACCTTCGGGTCCCTGCTGCTGTTTGCGCTGCCCACCACTATCATGATGGTGGTGATGTCCCTGTACACCATTGTGGACGGGGTCTTCGTATCCCGTTTCGTCAGCACCAACGCCCTTTCATCGGTCAATATCGTCTACCCCGTGATTAACATCGTACTTGGCATATCCGTCATGCTGTCCACGGGAAGCAATGCCATTGTGGCAAAAAAAATGGGGGAAGGACGGCCTGACAGCGCCAGGGAAACCTTCACCACCATTATCCTGCTGAATATCATAATCGGGCTGGTCTTTGCCGTCCTTGGGAACCTGGCGGCCGTACCCCTTTCCCGTATGCTGGGAGCCAGCGACCTGCTTCTTAAGGACTGCGTCACCTACCTGCGCTGGCAGCTGGCGTTTGCTCCCTCCCTCATGCTTCAGATTCAGTTTCAGATGTTTTTTGTAACAGAGGGAAAGCCCGGCATCGGATTGTTCCTCACCCTGCTGGCAGGCATTGCCAACGCAGTGCTGGACTATGTGCTGATTGTACCCATGGGAATGGGTATTGCCGGTGCAGCCATCGCCACGGTAACCGGGTACTCCATTCCGGCCCTTATCGGCCTCATTTACTTTGCCGCTGCCAGAAAGAGCCTGTGGTTCGTACGGCCCCGCATTGTAAAAAAGGAGCTGGGAGAAACCTGTCTCAACGGTTCTTCCGAGATGGTGACCAACCTTTCCTCCGGTGTCATCACCTTCCTGTTCAATCTGCTGATGATGCACTTTGCAGGCGAGGACGGGGTGGCCGCCATCACCATCATCCAGTATTCCCAGTTTCTGCTAAATGCACTGTTCATGGGATTTTCCCAGGGCGTGTCCCCTGTTATCAGCTTTAACTACGGAAGCCAGAACCATCAGCAGCTCAGACAGGTATTTAAAACCTCTCTCATTTTCACGGCAGCTTCCTCCCTGGCCGTTTTCCTCATGGCCCAGCTGGGCGGCAGTCTGGTGGTAGAGATTTTCGCGCGCAGGGGCACGCCTGTCTATGAACTGGCAAGGCACGGATTCATGATATTTGCATGCAGCTTTCTTTTTTCCGGCTTCACCATCTTTGCCTCCGCCCTGTTCACAGCCCTGTCCGACGGACGTATATCCGCCATCATCTCCTTCGTGCGCACCTTTGGCCTGATTATCACCAGCCTGCTGGTGCTGCCCTTTATCATCGGGATGGACGGCGTGTGGCTGGCCATTCCCATTGCAGAGTTCGGGGGAATCCTGCTGTGTCTTTATTTTTTACGCAAGTACAGGACCAAATATCACTATGCCTGA
- a CDS encoding MerR family transcriptional regulator, which produces MEKQSELYFTTGEFARILGVRKHTLFHYDEIGLFSPALKEENGYRYYFVWQMDMFEVIRALQKLGMSLGEIKEYMENRSPERFMSMMDGKKRQIDEEIRRLKNMKRFILHEEESVQLAMKAALDEPRLVERDREYLLVSDISAGSERKAAVEIAEHVRMQEKYHDTVGAVGSIYLGEDMDRGIYDRYVKVYTRLDKKTASRRVQSRPEGVYVELYSRGHLWDMEKPYRLISAFAGERGIRLGQMWYEDLMLDELTVKEYEQYIVKVMVPVESKVINP; this is translated from the coding sequence ATGGAAAAACAGTCGGAACTATACTTTACCACCGGAGAATTTGCCAGGATTCTGGGGGTCAGGAAACATACGCTGTTCCACTACGACGAAATAGGCCTGTTTTCACCGGCCCTAAAGGAGGAGAACGGATACAGGTATTATTTTGTATGGCAGATGGACATGTTCGAGGTGATTCGTGCCCTGCAGAAGTTGGGGATGTCCCTGGGGGAAATCAAGGAGTATATGGAAAACCGTTCCCCGGAGCGTTTCATGTCCATGATGGACGGGAAGAAGCGCCAGATTGACGAGGAGATACGGCGTCTTAAGAATATGAAGCGCTTCATCCTTCATGAGGAGGAGTCGGTGCAGCTGGCCATGAAGGCTGCTCTGGATGAGCCAAGGCTGGTGGAGAGGGACAGGGAATACCTGCTTGTGTCGGACATCAGCGCGGGGTCGGAGCGGAAGGCTGCGGTGGAGATTGCGGAGCATGTGAGAATGCAGGAAAAGTACCATGACACAGTGGGCGCGGTGGGATCCATTTACCTGGGAGAGGACATGGACCGGGGCATATATGACCGCTATGTGAAGGTGTATACCAGGCTGGATAAGAAAACTGCCTCCCGCCGGGTTCAGAGCCGGCCGGAGGGAGTCTATGTGGAGCTGTACAGCAGGGGGCATTTGTGGGACATGGAAAAGCCCTACCGCCTCATCAGCGCCTTTGCGGGGGAGCGGGGGATCCGGCTGGGCCAGATGTGGTATGAGGATTTGATGCTGGATGAGCTGACGGTGAAGGAGTACGAACAGTATATAGTAAAGGTTATGGTGCCGGTGGAGAGTAAAGTAATAAATCCTTAA
- a CDS encoding GGDEF domain-containing protein, protein MKPSIWRRVDIQVSLFTAIVVALLTFSIFWFQYRITYNDTLISLRDQAEAIYGYVEKRLDKSTFDQVRTREDMEGDVYKQAHEAFQRIREISGVRYLYTAKMNEDGEFVYLIDCLDQSEPDFRYPGDLIEHEIYPDMQRALDGQKVLPDRIKDTEWGKIFITYMPIYDGEQVLGVVGIEFEAGHQYDTYRSLRLLLPLFILLFSLGACLASRLLFRRISNPFYRDMSNTDYLTQLKNRNAYQLDIGNRIAGKAQEGTGFILLDLNGLKHVNDTLGHDAGDVYITCVSKAYLNMRTREAVMYRIGGDEFVVVMPDADRDKIQDFMRRFGDMFNREASMPEFTFSWGYSIYDPKADADLYSTCRRADKNMYMRKQQYYKNKNT, encoded by the coding sequence ATGAAGCCCAGCATATGGAGGAGAGTGGACATACAGGTATCCCTATTCACTGCAATTGTAGTGGCCCTGTTGACATTCTCCATTTTTTGGTTTCAGTACAGAATTACATACAATGATACCCTGATCAGTCTGAGGGACCAGGCAGAGGCCATATACGGATATGTGGAGAAACGTCTGGATAAGAGCACCTTTGACCAGGTACGGACCAGGGAAGATATGGAGGGAGATGTCTATAAGCAGGCCCATGAAGCTTTCCAGAGGATCAGGGAGATTTCCGGTGTCCGGTATCTCTACACCGCAAAGATGAATGAGGACGGCGAGTTCGTGTATCTTATCGACTGCCTGGATCAATCGGAGCCGGACTTCCGCTATCCGGGGGACCTGATTGAGCATGAGATTTACCCGGACATGCAGCGGGCACTGGACGGACAGAAGGTGCTTCCGGACCGGATTAAGGACACGGAATGGGGAAAAATATTTATCACCTACATGCCCATATATGATGGGGAACAGGTGCTGGGAGTGGTGGGAATCGAGTTCGAGGCAGGCCATCAGTATGATACCTACCGGAGCCTGCGTCTCCTGCTTCCGCTGTTTATCCTGCTGTTCAGCCTTGGGGCCTGTCTCGCCTCCAGACTGTTGTTCAGGCGCATATCCAATCCCTTTTACCGGGATATGTCAAATACGGATTACCTGACCCAGCTTAAAAACCGGAACGCATATCAGCTGGATATAGGAAACCGCATTGCCGGGAAGGCCCAGGAGGGAACAGGATTCATCCTTCTGGATTTAAATGGCCTTAAGCATGTAAACGATACCCTGGGGCATGATGCCGGAGATGTCTACATTACCTGCGTTTCAAAGGCATATCTCAATATGCGGACCAGGGAGGCAGTAATGTACCGCATTGGGGGCGACGAGTTTGTGGTGGTGATGCCGGATGCGGACCGGGATAAGATACAGGATTTCATGAGACGGTTCGGGGACATGTTTAACAGGGAGGCATCCATGCCGGAATTCACCTTTTCCTGGGGATATTCCATCTATGACCCCAAGGCTGATGCGGATCTCTACAGCACGTGCCGCAGGGCGGACAAGAACATGTACATGAGAAAGCAGCAGTACTATAAGAATAAAAACACATAG
- a CDS encoding suppressor of fused domain protein produces MGLLDKLFKKGPKADEVSKGGSPIYRYEDKENEGWRPPEAYGVYAEEINAHFQGLFPNREEFVFHELLSDLVHIDVNIMRPDETHPYYVMYTTGMSDMPMTLPEEIQDREDLRYGELYMFLPKEWNPGEAGQINSDIAQEEYWPIGLIKYLARFPHEYSTWLGWGHTIPNGPDYEPLAPDTGMGGVVLVQTGGDMGSMEAKDGRKVNFYMVIPAYREEIEYKLEYGMEALDKRFSEGNLPMVLDIHRPNLCADFKE; encoded by the coding sequence ATGGGACTGTTGGACAAGCTGTTTAAGAAGGGACCAAAAGCAGATGAGGTGTCAAAGGGCGGTTCGCCTATTTACCGCTATGAGGATAAGGAGAATGAGGGCTGGAGGCCGCCGGAGGCTTATGGTGTATACGCAGAGGAGATAAATGCCCATTTTCAGGGACTGTTTCCCAACCGGGAGGAATTTGTGTTCCATGAGCTTTTATCGGATTTGGTCCACATTGATGTGAACATTATGCGGCCCGATGAAACCCATCCCTACTATGTAATGTATACCACGGGCATGAGCGATATGCCTATGACTCTGCCGGAGGAAATCCAGGACAGGGAGGACCTCAGGTACGGGGAACTGTATATGTTCCTTCCAAAGGAGTGGAATCCGGGTGAGGCAGGCCAGATCAACAGCGACATTGCGCAGGAGGAATACTGGCCCATCGGACTGATTAAGTATCTGGCCCGTTTTCCCCATGAGTACAGCACCTGGCTGGGATGGGGGCACACCATTCCCAATGGTCCTGATTATGAGCCTCTGGCGCCGGATACCGGAATGGGCGGCGTGGTCCTGGTACAGACCGGCGGCGATATGGGCAGCATGGAGGCAAAGGACGGCAGGAAGGTAAACTTCTACATGGTTATACCTGCATACAGGGAAGAGATTGAGTATAAGCTGGAGTATGGCATGGAGGCGCTGGACAAGCGGTTTTCCGAAGGGAACCTGCCCATGGTGCTGGATATCCACCGGCCCAATCTCTGCGCGGATTTTAAGGAGTAG
- a CDS encoding response regulator transcription factor, producing the protein MYKVLIVEDEDIIRKGLLFMVNWQEADCVVVGEAVDGLEGLEKIRETNPDIVVVDINMPVKDGLSMLEDSIEEYGYDAVIVSGYSDFEYARKAIRLGVTEYLLKPVNFNELYDALRKIKDKQQAAARLRHELKQLDMEKRKLGILDEPETGDSPEGNRHVEYMMDCIRNHYSSHLSLTDISEQCGMSCTYLNSKFKSFTGYTFNDYLNRYRMQKAVDLLKENKYKVYEIADLVGFSDYKYFIKVFKKYVGCSPVKFMESGGAGPTP; encoded by the coding sequence ATGTATAAGGTCCTGATTGTGGAGGACGAAGACATCATACGCAAAGGCCTGCTGTTCATGGTAAACTGGCAGGAGGCGGACTGCGTGGTGGTGGGAGAGGCAGTGGACGGTCTGGAGGGACTGGAAAAAATCAGGGAAACAAACCCGGATATTGTGGTGGTGGACATCAACATGCCTGTAAAGGACGGTCTTTCCATGCTGGAGGACAGCATAGAGGAGTACGGCTATGACGCCGTCATTGTGTCCGGCTACAGCGATTTTGAATACGCCAGGAAGGCTATCCGCCTGGGAGTCACGGAATATCTTTTAAAGCCAGTGAATTTTAACGAACTCTATGACGCTCTCAGAAAGATTAAAGACAAGCAGCAGGCAGCGGCCAGGCTCAGGCATGAGCTGAAGCAGCTGGACATGGAAAAGCGTAAGTTAGGCATACTGGATGAACCGGAAACAGGGGACAGTCCCGAAGGGAACCGCCATGTGGAGTACATGATGGACTGCATCCGGAACCACTACAGTTCCCACCTTTCTCTTACGGATATCAGCGAGCAGTGCGGCATGTCCTGCACCTACTTAAACTCCAAGTTTAAAAGCTTTACAGGTTATACCTTCAACGACTATCTGAACCGCTACCGGATGCAGAAGGCCGTGGACCTGCTGAAGGAAAATAAATACAAGGTCTACGAAATCGCAGACCTTGTGGGCTTCTCGGACTATAAATATTTCATCAAAGTATTTAAAAAATATGTAGGATGCTCTCCGGTCAAGTTCATGGAAAGCGGAGGAGCCGGGCCTACTCCTTAA